The Bos indicus isolate NIAB-ARS_2022 breed Sahiwal x Tharparkar chromosome X, NIAB-ARS_B.indTharparkar_mat_pri_1.0, whole genome shotgun sequence genome has a window encoding:
- the LOC109554932 gene encoding melanoma-associated antigen B4-like: MPRKHKNKQHAHGKRHQVQGDTQEAQASAAAAPGEECPSSPSSAPQGSPPSSPAAGDRQELQGAMAPSSPVAEASWAGSEEGAQGPEEESADAARAALLARSIRKDPLMRKASLVMDFLLERYTKKEPITQNGMLNVIGRKYKQHLPEILSRASERVELVFGLELKEVDCSRNIYTLVNKFSLGVEEGSSDEELPKSGLLMALLGIIFTKGNRASEEEIWDFLNVLGIHAGKKHSIFGEPRKLITKDLVQKGYLIYRRVPNSDPPGYEFLWGPRAYAETTKMKVLEVLAKIQDKVPSSFPDLYDEALRDQVERAALRGAARAPTMAEASAPTRAKSYSSSHI; this comes from the coding sequence ATGCCTCGGAAGCACAAAAACAAGCAACATGCCCATGGGAAACGCCACCAGGTCCAGGGGGACACTCAGGAGGCCCAGGCCAGTGCTGCTGCAGCCCCAGGAGAGGAGTGCCCATCCTCCCCCTCTTCTGCCCCTCAGGGTTCTCCCCCGAGCTCCCCTGCTGCTGGCGATCGCCAGGAGCTTCAGGGAGCCATGGCCCCTAGCTCTCCTGTTGCAGAGGCTTCCTGGGCAGGATCTGAGGAAGGTGCCCAGGGCCCCGAGGAGGAAAGTGCAGATGCCGCCCGGGCAGCCCTGCTCGCTCGGAGCATTCGCAAAGATCCTCTGATGAGGAAGGCCAGCTTGGTGATGGATTTCCTGCTGGAGAGGTACACCAAGAAGGAGCCCATCACACAGAACGGCATGCTGAATGTCATCGGCAGGAAGTACAAGCAGCACTTGCCTGAGATCCTGAGCAGAGCCTCTGAGCGCGTGGAGCTGGTGTTTGGCCTGGAGCTGAAGGAAGTCGACTGCAGCAGGAACATCTACACCCTCGTCAACAAGTTCAGTCTCGGGGTTGAGGAAGGTTCAAGTGATGAGGAGCTGCCCAAGTCTGGTCTCCTCATGGCGCTCCTGGGCATCATCTTTACGAAGGGTAACCGCGCCAGTGAGGAGGAGATCTGGGATTTCCTCAATGTGTTGGGGATCCATGCTGGGAAGAAGCACTCCATCTTTGGGGAGCCCAGAAAGCTCATCACCAAAGATCTGGTGCAGAAGGGGTACCTCATCTACCGCCGGGTGCCCAATAGTGATCCTCCGGGCTATGAGTTCCTGTGGGGCCCGCGAGCTTATGCTGAGACCACTAAGATGAAGGTGTTGGAAGTTCTGGCCAAGATCCAGGATAAGGTCCCGAGTTCCTTCCCAGACCTCTATGATGAGGCTCTGAGAGATCAGGTGGAGAGAGCAGCACTGAGAGGCGCGGCCAGGGCTCCAACAATGGCTGAAGCCAGTGCCCCTACCCGGGCCAAGTCCTACAGCTCCTCCCATATCTAG
- the LOC109554933 gene encoding melanoma-associated antigen B4-like — protein MPRRHKSKSHARGKRHQVRGDTQEAQASAAEAPKEECPSSHSTAPQGSLPSSPAAGNHQQLQGAMVPSSPDAGPSCAGSGAGASQAAPRKDLLARKARILVEFLLEKYTKKEPITQNALMKIVSRKYRQHFSEILSTVRERMELVFGLEMKEVDGRGNIYTLIRKLNLGGNDCPRDEGALPKSRLLMVLLGVIFMNGNRATEEKIWEFLSMLGVYAGRRHCIFGEPRRLITKDLVQKEYLNYHRVPNSDPPRYEFLWGPRACVETSKMKVLEALAKFHGRVPSSFPDLYDEALRDQAERAGLRGAAGARSKAEASAPSRASSHI, from the coding sequence ATGCCTCGGAGGCACAAGAGCAAGTCCCATGCCCGTGGGAAACGCCACCAGGTCCGGGGGGACACTCAGGAGGCCCAGGCCAGTGCTGCTGAAGCCCCAAAGGAGGAGTGCCCCTCCTCCCACTCTACTGCCCCTCAGGGTTCTCTCCCGAGCTCCCCTGCTGCTGGCAATCACCAGCAGCTTCAGGGAGCCATGGTCCCTAGCTCTCCTGATGCAGGGCCTTCATGTGCAGGATCTGGTGCAGGTGCCTCCCAGGCAGCCCCTCGCAAAGATCTTCTGGCCAGGAAGGCCAGGATACTCGTGGAGTTCCTGCTGGAGAAGTACACCAAGAAGGAGCCCATCACGCAGAACGCCCTGATGAAAATCGTCAGCAGGAAGTACAGGCAGCACTTCTCTGAGATCCTCAGTACAGTCCGTGAGCGCATGGAGCTGGTCTTTGGCCTGGAGATGAAGGAAGTCGACGGTAGAGGGAACATCTACACCCTGATCAGGAAGCTCAACCTCGGGGGAAACGATTGTCCGCGTGATGAGGGAGCGCTGCCCAAGTCCCGTCTCCTCATGGTGCTGCTGGGGGTCATCTTCATGAATGGTAACCGCGCCACTGAGGAGAAGATCTGGGAATTCCTCAGTATGTTGGGGGTCTATGCTGGGAGGAGGCACTGCATCTTTGGGGAGCCCAGAAGGCTCATCACCAAAGATCTGGTGCAGAAGGAGTACCTGAACTACCACCGGGTACCCAATAGTGACCCTCCGCGCTACGAGTTCCTGTGGGGCCCGAGAGCTTGTGTTGAGACCAGTAAGATGAAGGTGCTGGAGGCTCTAGCTAAGTTCCACGGTAGGGTCCCTAGTTCCTTCCCAGACCTCTATGACGAGGCTCTGAGAGATCAGGCGGagagagcagggctgagaggTGCGGCCGGGGCTCGAAGCAAGGCTGAGGCCagtgccccttccagggcctcCTCCCACATctag